The following coding sequences are from one Gossypium hirsutum isolate 1008001.06 chromosome A12, Gossypium_hirsutum_v2.1, whole genome shotgun sequence window:
- the LOC107923560 gene encoding subtilisin-like protease SBT1.1, translating into MVAMKITDVIKIIDAAMMLLLLALMAAISTASADEQTYIVRMDKTKIPNTYSSLVSSTKPWHQAVLDSLIDVSSTEATPPELLYSYETALFGFAARLSSKQLESLKNMDGFMSAVPNKMLSLHTTRSPLFLGLTGMKGEKGPWSGSNLHSDVIIGVVDSGIWPEHVSFQDHGLSPVPERWKGVCENGTRFSPSNCNKKLIGARYFYGGYIAAGGKINDTEEYKSARDVSGHGTHTASTAGGDIVENANIFGLANGTATGMRYTARIAAYKVCWPGCTSVDILTAMVKAIEDGVDVLTLSLGSESEAVPYWQDYLVIASYLAFKSGIFVAFSAGNSGPDAYTVVNTAPWIMTVAASTMDRSFVAIIELGNGETFEGSSFYTGKALKGLPIVYGKTAGDLGAEYCLPGSIDPKLVKGKIVICEQGIVRRTEKGEAVKSAGGAGILILSPEGEDLASEVHVLPDIFLGAIASKAVIKYWNTTKAPTASIVFKGTMYGNQAPKVAAFSSRGPNLVGPDVIKPDITAPGVDILAAWPAETSPSRLKSDKRRVLFNIISGTSMSCPHVSGIAALIKSKHKDWSPAAIKSALMTTAYTLDNKGKPIADLAFYTSAAPFAIGSGHVDPIKATDPGLIYNITAEDYISYLCSLHYSDSQVSMFEEGYQCTPTERRMQPGDLNYPSFAMNFKQKARNVTFTYKRTVTNVGIPKSTYKVSVEVPKGVSVIVSPKVLSFTELNEELSYEVSFTGLSRNKTVAGSSFGSLVWVSGNYRVRSPIAVSWK; encoded by the exons ATGGTAGCCATGAAAATCACTG ATGTCATAAAGATCATTGATGCTGCAATGATGTTGCTGTTACTAGCATTAATGGCCGCCATTTCAACTGCTTCAGCCGATGAACAAACTTATATAGTTCGTATGGACAAGACAAAGATCCCAAACACTTACAGTTCCCTTGTTAGTAGTACAAAACCATGGCACCAAGCTgttcttgattctttaattgatGTTTCTTCCACGGAAGCAACACCACCGGAGCTACTGTATTCCTATGAGACCGCCTTGTTTGGTTTCGCCGCAAGGCTGTCTAGTAAACAGTTAGAGTCGTTGAAAAACATGGACGGGTTCATGTCGGCGGTACCTAATAAAATGCTAAGCCTCCACACTACTCGGAGTCCATTGTTTCTTGGCTTAACAGGGATGAAAGGTGAAAAAGGACCATGGAGTGGTTCTAATTTACATTCCGATGTAATAATCGGCGTGGTGGATAGTGGGATATGGCCGGAACATGTCAGCTTCCAAGACCATGGGTTGTCTCCGGTACCGGAAAGATGGAAGGGTGTTTGTGAAAACGGCACTAGATTCTCACCGTCCAATTGTAACAAAAAACTAATCGGTGCTCGTTATTTCTACGGCGGGTATATAGCCGCTGGTGGGAAAATCAATGACACGGAAGAATATAAATCCGCAAGAGATGTATCCGGACATGGCACACATACGGCTTCGACGGCCGGTGGGGACATTGTCGAAAATGCGAATATTTTCGGTTTAGCTAATGGTACGGCGACCGGAATGAGGTACACGGCGAGGATCGCGGCGTATAAAGTATGTTGGCCGGGGTGTACTAGTGTCGATATCTTAACAGCTATGGTGAAAGCTATTGAAGATGGTGTCGATGTATTGACACTTTCGTTAGGATCCGAGTCCGAGGCCGTGCCTTATTGGCAAGATTATCTTGTTATTGCATCGTATTTGGCTTTTAAAAGTGGGATTTTCGTTGCCTTTAGTGCAGGTAATAGTGGACCGGACGCGTACACCGTGGTTAACACCGCGCCATGGATCATGACTGTAGCGGCTAGTACTATGGACCGAAGCTTCGTGGCGATTATCGAACTTGGAAACGGAGAAACTTTCGAAGGGTCGTCGTTTTATACTGGTAAGGCCTTAAAGGGATTACCAATTGTGTATGGCAAAACAGCAGGGGATTTAGGTGCTGAATATTGCCTCCCTGGGTCAATTGATCCTAAGCTTGTGAAAGGAAAGATTGTGATTTGTGAACAAGGAATAGTGCGACGGACCGAAAAAGGCGAGGCCGTAAAATCGGCCGGCGGAGCTGGGATTTTAATACTAAGCCCGGAAGGTGAAGATCTTGCCAGTGAGGTGCACGTTTTGCCGGACATTTTTCTAGGAGCCATAGCCAGTAAAGCTGTAATCAAGTATTGGAACACAACTAAGGCACCAACAGCTTCCATTGTGTTCAAAGGCACAATGTATGGTAACCAAGCACCGAAAGTCGCGGCATTTTCATCCCGAGGACCTAATTTAGTAGGACCGGACGTGATCAAACCAGATATAACAGCACCAGGAGTCGACATATTAGCAGCATGGCCGGCCGAAACGAGCCCAAGCAGGCTTAAATCTGACAAAAGACGGGTATTATTCAACATAATCTCGGGTACATCGATGTCATGCCCTCACGTTAGTGGCATTGCCGCGCTGATTAAATCGAAGCACAAAGATTGGTCCCCAGCAGCAATCAAATCTGCACTCATGACAACTGCATATACATTAGACAACAAAGGAAAACCAATAGCCGATCTCGCGTTTTACACCTCGGCAGCACCTTTTGCTATCGGTTCGGGTCATGTCGATCCCATCAAAGCTACCGATCCCGGTTTAATATACAACATTACCGCCGAGGATTACATAAGTTACTTATGTAGCTTGCACTATTCCGATTCTCAAGTATCCATGTTCGAAGAAGGTTATCAATGTACACCGACTGAACGAAGGATGCAACCCGGTGACTTGAATTACCCGTCTTTCGCTATGAATTTCAAACAAAAGGCTCGGAATGTTACGTTCACATACAAAAGGACTGTCACAAATGTTGGGATACCAAAAAGTACATACAAAGTATCAGTTGAAGTACCCAAAGGAGTATCTGTGATTGTGAGTCCTAAAGTTTTGAGTTTTACTGAGTTGAATGAGGAACTGAGTTACGAAGTGAGTTTTACTGGACTGAGTCGAAACAAAACGGTAGCTGGCTCATCATTTGGATCCTTAGTGTGGGTTTCTGGTAATTACAGAGTTAGAAGTCCCATTGCAGTGAGTTGGAAATAG